The following proteins come from a genomic window of Falco peregrinus isolate bFalPer1 chromosome 16, bFalPer1.pri, whole genome shotgun sequence:
- the GOLT1A gene encoding vesicle transport protein GOT1A isoform X1, protein MTWGLKAFPRVTAGKAPSPSPAASNMVSLTDFQRIGVGLVGFGLFFVLFGMLLYFDSVLLAFGNILFLSGLVFIIGFRRTFTFFFQRPKLKGTSFFLGGVLIVLLRWPLLGMLLEAYGFITLFRSFFPVAFGFLGSLVNIPVLSKLLQKVGDSGSVV, encoded by the exons ATGACGTGGGGACTAAAGGCCTTTCCAAGGGTCACTGCCGGGAAGGCACCCTcgcccagccccgctgccagcaACATGGTGTCTCTGACCGACTTCCAGC GGATCGGTGTGGGACTGGTTGGCTTCGGCCTCTTCTTTGTCCTTTTTGGGATGCTCTTGTACTTCGACTCAGTGCTCCTGGCCTTTGGGAAC ATCCTCTTCCTCTCTGGCTTGGTCTTCATCATCGGCTTCAGGAGGACCTTCACCTTCTTCTTCCAGCGGCCAAAGCTGAAGGGCACCAGCTTCTTCCTCGGGGGGGTCCTCATCGTCCTGCTGCGGTGGCCTCTCCTGGGCATGCTGCTGGAGGCTTATGGCTTCATCACCCTCTTCAG GAGTTTTTTCCCAGtggcttttgggtttttgggcTCGCTGGTAAACATCCCTGTGCTGAGCAAG ctcctgcagaaggTGGGAGACAGCGGCTCCGTGGTGTGA
- the GOLT1A gene encoding vesicle transport protein GOT1A isoform X2 — translation MTWGLKAFPRVTAGKAPSPSPAASNMVSLTDFQRIGVGLVGFGLFFVLFGMLLYFDSVLLAFGNRPKLKGTSFFLGGVLIVLLRWPLLGMLLEAYGFITLFRSFFPVAFGFLGSLVNIPVLSKLLQKVGDSGSVV, via the exons ATGACGTGGGGACTAAAGGCCTTTCCAAGGGTCACTGCCGGGAAGGCACCCTcgcccagccccgctgccagcaACATGGTGTCTCTGACCGACTTCCAGC GGATCGGTGTGGGACTGGTTGGCTTCGGCCTCTTCTTTGTCCTTTTTGGGATGCTCTTGTACTTCGACTCAGTGCTCCTGGCCTTTGGGAAC CGGCCAAAGCTGAAGGGCACCAGCTTCTTCCTCGGGGGGGTCCTCATCGTCCTGCTGCGGTGGCCTCTCCTGGGCATGCTGCTGGAGGCTTATGGCTTCATCACCCTCTTCAG GAGTTTTTTCCCAGtggcttttgggtttttgggcTCGCTGGTAAACATCCCTGTGCTGAGCAAG ctcctgcagaaggTGGGAGACAGCGGCTCCGTGGTGTGA